A genomic stretch from Bacillus sp. E(2018) includes:
- the pepF gene encoding oligoendopeptidase F, producing the protein MSQTKTKSLPKRNEVPVSDTWDLEAIYASDDVWENEFDETKNLLPELKSFQGRLGESAETLYSYFQKQDEVTKKLGKLYTYAHMRYDQDTTNSFYQGLNDRASNLATQVSSTVSFAVPEILSLSEEALVQFLQSHEPLKLYKQALDEINRQRPHVLSKEEEALLADVREVANTSSNTFGMLNNADLKFPVIKDENGEEIEVTHGRYIRFLESSDRRVREDAFKAVYGTYDSYKNTFASTLAGTVKRDNFFAKTRKFSSAREAALNNNNIPEAVYDNLVKTVNDNLGLLHRYVRLRKKALGLDELHMYDLYTPLVKDAKMEVSFKEAQQLVLDSLDPMGDKYKQIVKEGYEKRWIDVHENAGKRSGAYSSGAYGTMPYILMNWQDNVNNLFTLTHEIGHSVHSYYTRENQPYPYADYSIFVAEVASTCNEALLNHYMLEKTSDKKEKLYLLNHHLEGFRGTVFRQTMFAEFEQEIHVRAANGEPLTPELLTKIYYDLNVKYFGEDLVIDKEIGLEWARIPHFYYNFYVYQYATGFSAAASLSKQILDEGKPAVDRYLDFLKAGSSDYPIEVLKKAGVDMTTPEPIENALKVFESILDEMEELLFEK; encoded by the coding sequence ATGTCTCAAACTAAAACTAAATCATTGCCTAAACGTAATGAAGTCCCTGTATCAGATACATGGGATTTAGAAGCAATATATGCGTCGGACGATGTATGGGAAAATGAATTTGATGAAACGAAAAACTTGTTGCCTGAATTAAAATCTTTTCAAGGAAGACTGGGAGAGTCTGCGGAAACCCTTTACTCCTATTTCCAAAAGCAAGATGAAGTAACTAAAAAGCTTGGTAAACTTTATACATACGCTCATATGAGATACGACCAAGATACAACGAACTCCTTTTACCAAGGGTTGAATGATCGTGCTTCGAACTTGGCAACTCAAGTAAGCAGTACGGTATCTTTTGCAGTACCAGAAATTCTATCTCTATCTGAAGAAGCATTGGTTCAATTTTTACAGAGTCATGAACCTTTAAAGTTGTACAAACAAGCTTTGGATGAGATTAACCGTCAGCGTCCTCACGTACTTTCTAAAGAAGAAGAAGCACTGTTAGCGGATGTTAGAGAAGTAGCGAATACGTCAAGCAACACATTTGGTATGTTGAATAATGCTGACCTTAAATTCCCAGTTATTAAAGATGAGAACGGGGAAGAAATCGAAGTTACTCATGGACGATATATCCGCTTTTTAGAAAGCTCAGATCGCAGAGTGAGAGAAGATGCCTTTAAAGCTGTATATGGCACATATGATTCTTACAAAAATACATTTGCGAGCACTCTTGCTGGAACAGTAAAACGAGATAATTTCTTTGCAAAAACAAGAAAGTTTAGTTCAGCTCGTGAAGCAGCGTTAAACAACAATAATATTCCTGAAGCTGTTTATGATAATTTAGTCAAAACAGTAAACGATAACCTTGGCCTATTGCATCGTTATGTTCGCTTACGTAAAAAGGCACTTGGACTTGATGAACTTCATATGTACGATCTCTATACACCACTTGTAAAAGATGCCAAGATGGAAGTGAGCTTTAAAGAGGCTCAGCAGCTTGTCCTAGACAGTTTAGATCCTATGGGCGACAAGTATAAACAGATTGTAAAAGAAGGTTATGAGAAGCGCTGGATTGATGTACACGAGAATGCAGGTAAACGTAGTGGTGCTTATTCATCAGGTGCTTATGGAACTATGCCATATATCCTAATGAACTGGCAAGATAACGTAAACAATTTGTTCACACTTACTCATGAGATCGGACATTCGGTTCATAGCTACTATACACGCGAGAATCAGCCTTATCCTTATGCGGATTACTCGATCTTTGTTGCAGAAGTTGCGTCGACTTGTAATGAAGCTTTATTAAATCATTATATGTTGGAAAAAACATCTGATAAGAAAGAAAAGTTGTATTTGTTGAACCACCATTTAGAAGGATTTAGAGGAACTGTTTTCCGTCAGACGATGTTCGCAGAATTTGAACAAGAAATTCATGTTCGTGCAGCGAATGGTGAACCTCTAACGCCAGAATTGTTAACAAAAATCTATTACGATCTAAACGTTAAGTATTTTGGTGAAGACCTCGTCATTGATAAAGAGATTGGTCTAGAATGGGCTAGAATTCCTCATTTCTATTACAATTTCTATGTTTATCAATACGCAACAGGATTTAGTGCAGCTGCTTCCTTGTCTAAACAGATTTTAGATGAAGGAAAACCAGCAGTTGATCGATATTTAGACTTCTTAAAAGCAGGAAGCTCTGATTATCCGATTGAAGTATTGAAAAAAGCTGGTGTTGATATGACTACACCAGAACCGATAGAAAATGCTCTTAAAGTTTTTGAATCGATTCTTGATGAGATGGAAGAACTGCTTTTTGAGAAATAA
- a CDS encoding competence protein CoiA family protein: MLVALFNDQYVDMVGEITKEEWYLKNKSGKLRCPVCQNKVIPKCGTKKTWHFAHHSFEECEGFHEGETDYHLLGKKGLYKWLTHVNEKTILEHYIREIKQRPDLFLQENQHVIEFQCATVTPEDLRKRISGYQSLHITSDWIFGMKRIKQKGPDLFYMQSSDLSAAKIDSNSQLYLNFYCPLKEQFLLLRNIIPLSQKKVAAHGNVFSMKKCCDVLWLSQTFLNLETHNLNHKTLWKKQKYTWRKTAFKNTSPAVMYMKKVLYFNHHSLTLFPSIAGIPTNNFFHIETSPYLWQTYILILIDKVPISLFSSKFIEQEFQRLLQKRIFQTREFPYLNESWMDAVENYLSFLVDHHLLKKVSEGTYRKLQRVHYPKTLDEAFKLDEIFSEKS, encoded by the coding sequence TTGTTAGTTGCTCTTTTTAATGATCAGTATGTTGATATGGTAGGAGAAATAACGAAGGAAGAATGGTATCTGAAGAATAAATCAGGAAAATTGCGGTGCCCCGTATGTCAAAATAAAGTGATACCGAAATGTGGAACAAAAAAGACATGGCACTTCGCTCATCATTCTTTTGAAGAATGTGAAGGTTTTCATGAAGGAGAAACAGATTATCATCTCCTTGGAAAAAAGGGTTTGTATAAATGGCTTACACATGTAAATGAAAAAACAATTCTGGAGCATTATATCCGTGAAATTAAGCAGCGTCCTGATTTGTTTCTTCAAGAAAATCAGCATGTCATTGAATTTCAGTGTGCGACGGTCACACCTGAAGATCTTAGAAAAAGAATATCAGGTTATCAGTCTCTTCATATAACTTCCGACTGGATCTTTGGAATGAAAAGAATTAAACAAAAAGGACCAGACCTTTTCTATATGCAAAGCTCCGATCTATCAGCAGCTAAAATAGATAGCAATAGCCAACTGTATCTGAATTTTTATTGTCCTCTTAAAGAACAGTTTCTACTGCTCAGAAATATTATTCCTCTATCACAAAAGAAAGTTGCGGCCCATGGTAATGTATTTTCAATGAAGAAGTGTTGTGATGTCCTATGGTTGTCACAAACGTTCTTAAATCTAGAAACTCATAACCTAAATCATAAAACGCTTTGGAAAAAGCAAAAATACACGTGGAGAAAAACTGCTTTTAAGAATACATCTCCGGCTGTTATGTATATGAAAAAAGTTTTGTATTTCAACCATCATTCCCTAACATTGTTTCCCTCTATTGCGGGTATTCCCACAAATAACTTTTTTCACATTGAAACTTCACCTTATTTATGGCAGACATACATACTAATTCTGATTGATAAAGTACCAATATCATTATTCTCTTCGAAGTTCATCGAGCAGGAATTTCAACGATTGCTGCAAAAACGTATTTTTCAGACACGAGAATTTCCTTATCTAAATGAATCGTGGATGGATGCGGTCGAGAACTATCTATCGTTTTTAGTGGATCATCATTTACTCAAAAAAGTGTCAGAGGGAACTTATAGAAAGCTTCAGCGCGTTCATTATCCAAAAACGTTGGATGAAGCGTTTAAACTAGACGAAATTTTCAGTGAAAAGTCGTAA